A genomic region of Lysinibacillus sp. 2017 contains the following coding sequences:
- a CDS encoding DUF2627 domain-containing protein — protein sequence MARMLAFIILVIPAIMMAAGIKFMRDTLFGILIAPFPWIWLQFIVGAIFFVVAFFFFAGFLLHRDRKKGKVADKWQKKVTK from the coding sequence ATGGCTCGTATGCTAGCGTTTATAATTTTAGTTATTCCAGCAATCATGATGGCTGCTGGTATTAAATTTATGCGTGATACACTTTTCGGTATTCTCATTGCACCGTTTCCATGGATTTGGTTACAATTCATCGTTGGGGCTATTTTCTTCGTCGTTGCCTTCTTCTTCTTCGCAGGTTTCCTATTGCACCGCGATCGTAAAAAGGGAAAAGTTGCAGATAAATGGCAGAAAAAAGTGACGAAATAA
- a CDS encoding glycerophosphodiester phosphodiesterase family protein, translating into MNKIPIFAHRGATSYAVENTMKAFQKAKSLGVDGIELDLQLSKDAVFIVFHDLDLLRLTGVRKLVSNCTFDELMSFNLGTKFKRRFSRHRMMAFQDIVKWANEENMALNIELKESILNNEDVLREVLQSLELPENSHFSSFYEPLLKVVKETRPQYETALIITKKFDWQTIHGRTTYDVIHANKKYYKPQYLKYCDEAKIGIRFYGIEGKESYLANPHPAVIGWITDYPEKVRKAQLK; encoded by the coding sequence ATGAATAAAATTCCAATTTTTGCACATCGTGGTGCAACAAGCTATGCAGTAGAAAATACAATGAAAGCGTTTCAAAAAGCCAAGAGTCTGGGTGTAGACGGAATCGAGTTGGATCTTCAACTTTCAAAGGATGCCGTATTCATCGTTTTTCATGATTTAGATTTGTTACGATTAACGGGCGTTCGGAAATTAGTATCGAATTGTACCTTTGATGAGTTAATGAGTTTTAATCTTGGCACGAAATTTAAACGACGTTTTTCTCGTCATCGAATGATGGCATTTCAAGATATTGTGAAATGGGCAAACGAAGAAAATATGGCATTGAATATCGAATTAAAAGAATCGATTTTAAACAATGAGGACGTACTTCGAGAAGTTTTGCAATCGTTAGAGCTTCCTGAAAATAGTCACTTTTCATCGTTTTATGAACCGCTATTAAAAGTGGTGAAAGAAACACGTCCACAATATGAAACGGCATTGATTATCACTAAAAAATTCGATTGGCAAACAATACATGGTCGCACAACGTATGATGTGATTCACGCAAACAAAAAGTATTATAAACCACAATACTTAAAATATTGCGATGAAGCAAAAATTGGAATTCGTTTTTATGGAATTGAGGGAAAGGAATCGTATTTAGCGAATCCTCATCCAGCCGTTATCGGTTGGATTACTGATTATCCAGAGAAAGTACGGAAAGCACAGCTGAAGTAA
- a CDS encoding Glu/Leu/Phe/Val dehydrogenase yields the protein MEIFKYMQKYDFEQVVFCQDEASGLKAVIAIHDTTLGPALGGSRMWTYASEEAAIEDALRLARGMTYKNAAAGLNLGGGKTVIIGDPFKDKNEEMFRALGRFIQGLNGRYITAEDVGTTVADMDLIHEETNYVTGISPAFGSSGNPSPVTAYGVFLGMKAAAKEAFGDDSLTGKTVSVQGLGNVAYTLCEYLHKEGAKLVVTDINQLAIDRVVNDFGATAVTPDAIYEQDVDIFSPCALGAIINDTTIPKLKAKVIAGSANNQLAESRHGKVLHEMGIVYAPDYVINAGGVINVADELYGYNRDRAMKRVGTIYTSLEKIFAISREQDIPTYLAANHLAEERIARVAKSRSQFLQNEKSILNGR from the coding sequence ATGGAAATTTTTAAGTACATGCAAAAATATGATTTTGAGCAGGTAGTGTTTTGCCAAGATGAGGCATCTGGGTTAAAAGCGGTCATTGCAATTCATGATACAACATTAGGTCCGGCTCTAGGAGGTTCACGTATGTGGACTTACGCCTCTGAAGAAGCAGCAATTGAAGATGCATTGCGACTTGCTCGTGGGATGACATACAAAAATGCAGCGGCAGGATTAAATCTTGGCGGTGGTAAAACAGTTATTATTGGAGATCCGTTTAAAGATAAAAATGAAGAAATGTTCCGCGCATTAGGACGATTTATTCAAGGATTAAACGGTCGTTACATAACAGCAGAAGATGTTGGAACAACTGTAGCAGACATGGATTTAATTCATGAAGAAACAAATTATGTGACTGGGATTTCACCAGCATTCGGTAGCTCAGGCAATCCATCACCTGTTACTGCATACGGCGTATTTTTAGGAATGAAAGCTGCAGCTAAAGAAGCATTTGGTGATGACTCATTAACTGGGAAAACGGTTTCTGTGCAAGGATTAGGAAATGTTGCATACACTTTATGTGAGTATTTACATAAAGAAGGGGCTAAATTAGTCGTAACAGATATTAACCAATTAGCAATTGACCGCGTTGTAAATGATTTTGGCGCGACAGCAGTAACACCAGATGCTATTTATGAGCAAGATGTCGATATTTTCTCACCATGTGCTTTAGGTGCGATTATTAATGACACGACGATTCCAAAATTAAAAGCAAAGGTTATCGCTGGTTCAGCTAATAACCAATTGGCAGAATCTCGTCACGGTAAAGTTTTACATGAAATGGGCATTGTTTATGCACCAGATTATGTTATCAATGCAGGTGGCGTTATTAACGTTGCTGATGAATTATATGGCTACAATCGTGACCGCGCGATGAAACGTGTTGGAACGATTTATACAAGTCTAGAGAAAATTTTCGCCATTTCAAGAGAACAAGATATTCCAACATACTTAGCAGCGAATCATTTAGCGGAAGAACGTATCGCACGCGTTGCTAAATCACGTAGCCAATTTTTACAAAATGAAAAAAGTATTTTAAACGGTCGTTAA